The DNA sequence GCTGCTACCTTGCTGTAATCTGATAACTATGGATAGGTAGCAACTTGGGTTAAATAATAAAAATAGCCGTTATCACGGCTATAACAGGTTATACATAATAATCAATATGTTACATAAAAACCAAAGCGATTATTTAGTTATAATTAGTTTGCTACGTATCAACTAACTATTTGATTTTTATAGAAGAAAACCGCGAAGAGCCGTGCGAGCTCTCTAAATCGCCAGCACGTAACAGTATGATTATATTAATAAAATAGCAAGGAGATGAGAGGAGCTGCACCCTATTGGAAGTAGATGACTATTTTACCGATTTCAATGTCGTCATAATTTCCATTGACTTGTTGTGTAACCACAAACCCAATAGTATTACTCCCGGATATAAAAAATCCTGCTGGTACAGATATTATTTTTACATCATAAGGGTTTACTAGGTTAACTTCTCCTGAAGGTAATTCATTTCTAGGCAGAGAAATTATTTTTCCGTTAATAATTAAATTGGCAGAAAACACATCTGTTTCTGTGAACTGAACAAATGCGACGCTTGATGAAGTTACGTATGATGGTACAGTTATTTTTTTCTCGTATTTTATTCCTTCTGGATTTGGGTTAATGAATGATGGCTTTACGTTATCACCCAGATGATAATAATTATTATCTACGACAAGAGTCTTCATGCTGGTTGCCGTTGTTGTTGCATAATACGGATCTGCACCGAGCAGACTATTCTCAGCAAGAACAGGTAAGGCACCCATAATATCAATGAAGAATGCGCCGACTACAAAAATAAAAGACTTCTTCAACATAAATTTATCCTCCAAAAGCTCTAAACTTGAAAAGGCGATTCTCAGGTAGGGTTTACTGGGATG is a window from the Gammaproteobacteria bacterium genome containing:
- a CDS encoding hypothetical protein (Evidence 5 : Unknown function), encoding MLKKSFIFVVGAFFIDIMGALPVLAENSLLGADPYYATTTATSMKTLVVDNNYYHLGDNVKPSFINPNPEGIKYEKKITVPSYVTSSSVAFVQFTETDVFSANLIINGKIISLPRNELPSGEVNLVNPYDVKIISVPAGFFISGSNTIGFVVTQQVNGNYDDIEIGKIVIYFQ